The following proteins are encoded in a genomic region of Arachis ipaensis cultivar K30076 chromosome B02, Araip1.1, whole genome shotgun sequence:
- the LOC107627448 gene encoding uncharacterized protein LOC107627448 — MQLRLGGASIERKLQLEELECIRLEAYENSRLYKEKVKAEHDRNIKRREFRAGDQVLLYNSKLRLMSGKLRSWWDGPYVVERVEPYGVVHLSHPSSPTFFKVNCHRLKFYHGVKMKNNKEMEIFLLRDPAVEED, encoded by the coding sequence ATGCAACTCAGATTGGGAGGAGCTAGCattgaaaggaaattgcaactggAAGAATTGGAGTGCATCCGgttagaagcttatgaaaactcaaggctctacaaagaaaagGTGAAAGCGGAACATGATCggaacatcaagagaagagagtttagagctGGAGATCAAGTCCTCCTCTATAACTCAAAGTTGAGGTTAATGTCGGGCAAACTGAGATCATGGTGGGATGGACCATATGTGGTGGAAAGGGTTGAACCGTATGGAGTTGTCCACTTGAGTCACCCATCAAGCCCTACATTCTTCAAAGTCAATTGCCACCGTTTGAAATTCTATCATGGTGTGAAGATGAAGAACAATAAAGAGATGGAGATCTTTCTCTTGAGAGACCCAGCCGTGGAAGAGGATTGA